A region of Flavobacterium album DNA encodes the following proteins:
- a CDS encoding DUF2911 domain-containing protein, protein MKLITKTVMLFIAVLTTTLVTAQDKKPASPPATATGKINGANITINYSSPFVKGRVIWGELVPYGKVWRAGANKPTTFETDKALMVEGKELPAGKYAVYVIPEKESATVIFGKDPTIGFNNYDESKDQIRVTVKTKKSAKMNESLIYTINKDNVTLIWENLDIPVKIK, encoded by the coding sequence ATGAAATTAATCACTAAAACCGTAATGCTGTTTATAGCAGTACTTACAACAACATTAGTAACAGCACAGGATAAGAAACCGGCAAGCCCTCCGGCAACGGCTACAGGCAAGATCAACGGGGCGAACATCACCATTAACTACAGCAGCCCGTTCGTAAAAGGAAGGGTTATCTGGGGCGAGCTTGTGCCATACGGAAAAGTTTGGCGTGCAGGTGCCAATAAGCCAACAACGTTTGAAACCGATAAAGCGCTGATGGTTGAAGGCAAAGAACTGCCGGCAGGAAAATATGCGGTCTATGTAATTCCTGAAAAAGAATCGGCTACAGTGATCTTTGGAAAAGATCCAACAATTGGCTTTAATAATTATGACGAATCAAAAGACCAGATTCGTGTTACAGTTAAAACAAAAAAATCGGCTAAGATGAACGAAAGCTTGATTTACACGATTAATAAAGATAACGTGACACTAATCTGGGAAAATTTAGATATCCCTGTGAAGATAAAATAA
- a CDS encoding PH domain-containing protein: MMTNDFSQPQRQSLVGVVIMFGNTFQKTVRALWPILIIWVLKINQFNKAYLGIGALAVFLLIAIIAYFRYLNFTFQLDEENEEFIIKEGVFNKTRLAIPLDKIQQVSINQSLLQRIIGVHALEVDTAGTGKKEVTIKAISHELAISLKERLLDGARDSKSVNYAIDATVEERETAKSHAFIQISLLSLIKTGVTSNYVRTFALLLAFVITTFQHIDEYAGLAGFSTDPLDDYITVEVMLKFLAFIIVGIMALIIVINLVRTIIKYFGYKITRQKDSLLLSYGLINTKNTILRPDKVQIVTVTRNFFQKKLDIQDLKIRQASNREANNHDQKKTAIEIPGCNNSEKDVLLEFLLGEVPHRGVVLKPNIRKMLVPTVIFLIIPLSAYFWIANTVGPKLFNFILFLPAYVLLVGVMIYFGFRHSRLFVNDDFIIRQSGAWDVENDFVAPHKIQTISLTQYFWQKGSDIGIVSLHTAGGTIYFGLANYTKLKQFVNYWLYQVETGKKHWM; encoded by the coding sequence ATGATGACCAATGATTTCAGCCAGCCACAGCGGCAATCCCTGGTAGGGGTTGTCATTATGTTCGGGAATACCTTCCAGAAAACCGTACGTGCGCTTTGGCCGATACTGATCATCTGGGTATTAAAGATCAATCAGTTCAACAAAGCTTATCTTGGTATTGGCGCTTTGGCAGTATTTCTTCTGATAGCCATTATAGCTTATTTCAGGTACCTCAATTTTACTTTCCAATTGGATGAGGAAAATGAGGAGTTTATAATTAAAGAAGGTGTTTTCAATAAAACCCGGCTTGCCATTCCGCTGGACAAGATACAGCAGGTGAGCATCAACCAATCGTTGCTGCAAAGGATCATTGGGGTACATGCCCTTGAAGTAGACACAGCGGGGACCGGAAAAAAAGAGGTCACTATTAAGGCTATTTCCCACGAGCTTGCCATTTCACTGAAAGAACGCCTTCTCGACGGGGCACGCGATAGCAAAAGTGTTAATTATGCTATTGATGCCACTGTTGAAGAGAGGGAAACAGCAAAATCCCATGCTTTTATACAAATAAGCCTTTTGAGCCTCATAAAGACAGGCGTTACATCTAATTATGTGCGCACCTTCGCACTGCTGCTGGCATTTGTGATCACTACATTTCAGCACATTGATGAATACGCAGGGCTGGCGGGCTTTAGCACCGATCCGTTGGATGATTACATCACTGTAGAAGTTATGCTCAAATTTCTTGCATTCATCATAGTGGGTATAATGGCGCTCATTATTGTCATTAACCTGGTTAGGACTATCATTAAATATTTCGGATATAAGATAACCCGGCAAAAAGACTCCCTGTTATTATCGTATGGGCTCATCAATACCAAGAATACGATATTGCGCCCGGATAAAGTGCAGATTGTTACCGTAACCCGGAATTTCTTCCAGAAAAAGCTGGACATCCAGGACCTTAAGATCAGGCAGGCCTCCAACAGGGAGGCTAACAACCATGACCAGAAGAAAACAGCTATAGAAATACCGGGCTGCAATAATTCGGAAAAGGATGTATTGCTTGAATTCTTGCTTGGCGAAGTTCCGCATCGGGGTGTGGTGCTAAAGCCCAACATACGCAAGATGCTGGTTCCAACTGTCATATTTTTAATTATCCCGTTATCGGCCTATTTTTGGATCGCCAATACCGTTGGCCCGAAGCTGTTCAATTTTATATTGTTCTTACCGGCATATGTGCTTCTTGTCGGTGTCATGATCTATTTCGGGTTCAGGCACAGCAGGTTGTTTGTCAATGACGATTTTATTATCCGGCAAAGCGGTGCCTGGGATGTTGAAAATGATTTTGTTGCCCCGCACAAGATACAGACGATCTCGCTAACGCAATATTTCTGGCAGAAAGGTTCTGATATCGGCATCGTTTCACTGCATACGGCCGGTGGTACGATCTATTTCGGACTGGCAAATTATACAAAACTTAAGCAGTTCGTAAATTACTGGCTGTACCAGGTAGAAACAGGGAAGAAGCATTGGATGTAA
- a CDS encoding PH domain-containing protein — MENFTNESIDTTLLPKFEEEKLTPLHPSYLKVVWLNLAIIFIVVALAAGTIFYFGEEVRPYWLPVAIAYFVLLSLSVLVSYINFRNRGFAFRTHDVIYRSGAIAITTAIIPYNRAQHVAMHEGWLSRRLGLAEVEIFTAGGDKSDIKIPGLEKEHAENIKQLLMGKILKQDNDDQ; from the coding sequence ATGGAAAATTTTACCAATGAATCTATCGACACCACATTGCTTCCAAAATTTGAGGAAGAAAAGCTGACGCCGTTACATCCATCATATTTAAAGGTCGTTTGGCTTAACCTTGCTATTATATTTATAGTTGTTGCATTGGCGGCCGGCACAATTTTTTATTTTGGAGAAGAAGTTCGTCCGTACTGGCTTCCGGTTGCTATAGCCTATTTTGTCCTGCTATCGCTTTCTGTACTAGTATCATACATTAATTTCAGGAACAGGGGTTTTGCTTTCCGCACACACGATGTAATATACCGGAGCGGCGCCATTGCTATAACGACGGCCATAATACCGTACAACAGGGCGCAGCACGTTGCCATGCATGAAGGCTGGCTATCGCGGCGGCTTGGCCTGGCAGAGGTGGAAATATTTACGGCAGGCGGTGATAAAAGCGATATAAAGATACCGGGGCTTGAAAAAGAGCATGCAGAGAATATTAAGCAGCTGCTTATGGGCAAAATCCTAAAACAGGATAATGATGACCAATGA
- the nudK gene encoding GDP-mannose pyrophosphatase NudK, with protein MSDNVKIIETTVLSENWGKLNKVKYENRLKDGSWQTHEREVYNRGNGAVILLYNKEKGTVILTRQFRIPTWFNGNTDGMMIEAPAGLLDEHDPEECIRRETEEETGYTVTDVKKVMEVYMSPGSVTEILYFFVAAYSDAMKTGEGGGVEKEQENIEVIEITFAKAIEMVASGEIKDAKTVMLLQYAQIHKLLDD; from the coding sequence ATGTCTGACAATGTAAAGATTATAGAAACAACAGTGCTTTCTGAAAACTGGGGAAAGCTTAATAAGGTTAAATACGAAAACCGCCTTAAGGATGGCTCGTGGCAAACCCACGAGCGCGAAGTTTATAATCGCGGAAACGGTGCTGTGATACTCTTATATAATAAGGAAAAAGGTACTGTGATCCTTACAAGGCAATTTCGCATTCCTACATGGTTCAATGGTAATACTGACGGAATGATGATCGAGGCACCCGCAGGCCTTTTGGATGAGCACGATCCGGAAGAATGCATTCGCCGCGAAACTGAGGAAGAAACCGGCTATACGGTGACCGATGTAAAAAAAGTAATGGAAGTGTACATGTCGCCCGGATCGGTTACCGAAATACTGTATTTCTTCGTGGCTGCCTATTCCGATGCCATGAAAACAGGCGAAGGCGGCGGTGTTGAAAAAGAACAGGAAAATATCGAGGTGATAGAAATAACTTTTGCCAAAGCAATTGAAATGGTTGCTTCGGGTGAAATCAAAGATGCTAAAACTGTTATGTTATTACAATATGCGCAAATACATAAGCTCTTAGATGATTAA
- a CDS encoding 3'-5' exonuclease, producing MAFDWLTGGSTPQFWKNYVALFEGDDKEHRRYVVFDMEASGLDWKEDVILSIGAIGVVGNAIEVGDFLQVFVQQDKFTTQSVALSGVLKEPKAEKFVEAEAMIQFLNFVKDATLVGHNVNLDIEMINQALKRLDLGRLKNPIMDTNTLYQRWKDLPDDSHISLDELCDVLKIGKSDRHTASGNAYTTALVFLKLKRKLGI from the coding sequence ATGGCATTCGACTGGCTTACAGGTGGCAGTACGCCCCAATTCTGGAAAAATTACGTTGCCCTTTTTGAGGGTGATGACAAAGAGCACAGGCGTTATGTGGTTTTTGATATGGAAGCTTCCGGGCTCGACTGGAAGGAAGATGTTATATTGTCCATAGGGGCTATAGGCGTTGTGGGCAATGCCATAGAGGTAGGCGATTTTTTGCAGGTTTTTGTGCAGCAGGATAAGTTCACTACTCAGTCGGTAGCACTAAGCGGGGTACTAAAAGAACCAAAAGCCGAAAAATTCGTGGAGGCCGAAGCCATGATACAGTTCCTTAATTTTGTAAAGGATGCCACATTGGTCGGCCATAATGTGAACCTGGACATCGAAATGATCAACCAGGCGCTAAAGAGACTCGATCTGGGCCGGCTCAAAAACCCTATTATGGATACCAACACGCTTTACCAACGCTGGAAAGACCTGCCGGACGACAGTCATATAAGCCTGGACGAATTGTGCGATGTCCTGAAAATAGGTAAAAGCGACCGTCATACTGCATCCGGAAATGCATATACAACAGCGCTTGTTTTTCTAAAATTGAAGCGGAAATTGGGAATATAA
- the menA gene encoding 1,4-dihydroxy-2-naphthoate octaprenyltransferase, whose product MSNTKAWLQAARLRTLPLSVSGILVGSFYAWSKGLMNGGILAFALLTTLGLQVLSNFANDYGDGVKGTDNENRIGPQRAIQSGAITVEAMKKGIIITALLTLITAVTLIYLSFGKENFTYSVFFFFLGLAAIAAAIKYTVGSSAYGYRGLGDLFVFIFFGLVSVIGCYFLFAKEIDPLIVLPAISVGLLSVAVLNLNNMRDQVSDAMSGKNTLVVKIGAEKAKIYHYTIIIIALVLVLLFAVLCNFQPLQYLFLIAYIPFIMHLKTVAKNTVPRDLDPELKKVALGTFFISLLLCIVLQF is encoded by the coding sequence ATGTCAAATACAAAAGCATGGCTGCAGGCCGCACGTTTAAGGACGCTGCCATTATCGGTTTCCGGAATATTAGTAGGCAGTTTTTATGCCTGGTCAAAAGGATTAATGAACGGAGGCATACTTGCATTCGCGCTGCTCACGACGCTGGGGCTTCAGGTGCTCTCTAATTTTGCCAATGACTATGGCGATGGCGTGAAAGGTACGGATAATGAGAACCGCATAGGTCCGCAACGCGCTATACAAAGCGGTGCAATTACCGTGGAAGCTATGAAAAAAGGTATTATCATTACGGCACTGCTCACACTTATAACGGCGGTCACATTGATTTATCTTTCATTTGGGAAAGAGAATTTCACCTATTCCGTTTTCTTTTTCTTTTTAGGATTGGCTGCTATTGCCGCCGCCATAAAATATACTGTAGGGAGTTCGGCCTATGGCTACAGAGGTTTGGGCGACCTGTTTGTATTTATCTTTTTTGGATTGGTGAGCGTTATCGGCTGCTATTTTCTTTTTGCCAAAGAGATCGACCCGCTGATCGTACTTCCGGCTATTTCAGTTGGATTACTGAGCGTAGCAGTACTGAACCTGAACAATATGCGCGACCAGGTGTCGGATGCTATGTCGGGGAAGAACACACTGGTAGTAAAAATAGGTGCGGAAAAGGCGAAAATATATCATTATACTATCATAATTATAGCATTGGTATTGGTGCTATTATTCGCGGTACTTTGTAACTTTCAGCCTTTGCAGTACCTGTTTTTAATAGCATACATACCTTTCATTATGCACCTGAAAACAGTTGCCAAAAATACCGTACCGCGCGACCTCGATCCTGAATTGAAGAAAGTAGCATTAGGAACGTTTTTTATATCTTTACTCCTTTGCATAGTGCTTCAATTTTAG
- a CDS encoding metal-dependent hydrolase, with protein sequence MKITFYGHASLGIEVGGKNIIVDPYITANEMASHININELKADYILITHAHGDHILDVEAIANNTGATIVSNAEITSYYEKKGFNVHPMNHGGSWKFDFGKVKYVTAVHSSSFPDGSYGGNQGGFVIESEHKNIYIAGDTALTYDMKLIPLRTKLDLAILPIGSNFTMDVEDAIIASDFLECDKVLGYHYDTFGYIKINHEESIKKFFDKGKDLMLLPIGESIEL encoded by the coding sequence ATGAAAATTACTTTTTACGGCCACGCAAGCCTCGGGATAGAGGTAGGGGGCAAAAACATTATTGTAGACCCTTATATTACTGCCAACGAAATGGCATCACACATAAACATCAACGAGCTTAAAGCAGATTACATTCTGATCACCCACGCCCATGGCGACCATATTCTTGATGTTGAAGCAATTGCCAATAACACCGGCGCTACGATAGTTTCCAATGCTGAAATTACAAGCTATTATGAAAAGAAAGGCTTTAACGTGCACCCGATGAACCACGGCGGCAGCTGGAAATTTGATTTCGGTAAAGTGAAATATGTTACGGCAGTACACTCAAGCTCGTTCCCGGATGGCAGCTATGGAGGAAACCAGGGTGGTTTTGTGATCGAAAGCGAGCACAAGAATATTTATATCGCAGGAGATACGGCGCTTACCTACGATATGAAATTGATTCCTTTGCGTACGAAGCTCGATCTTGCCATCCTCCCGATAGGCAGTAATTTTACTATGGATGTGGAGGATGCCATTATTGCGTCCGATTTCCTTGAATGTGATAAAGTGCTTGGCTACCATTACGATACCTTTGGCTATATAAAAATCAACCATGAGGAATCCATCAAAAAATTCTTTGATAAAGGAAAAGACCTGATGTTGTTGCCAATTGGAGAATCAATAGAATTATAA
- a CDS encoding acyl-CoA dehydrogenase, whose protein sequence is MDITFNNDPKLTIFLPFIYFAWHDDVLSKKEITTISDFISSQEWLTKEEKEFLSSKINAGSPPSRSELFHWKEKIDAALASHNKIGNFTELGLLIANAERESFKEEDIQKMAPSFAQFESGLGIMSREVISGFRQKRDTITDKYKTAESFNVTQMTAFLDGSQADIIKTVKKLIGSQEFALNNITDVPEYREKVLKWSKILAKNGLGSYAYPKAHGGKDDIEGYFSIMETLSYHDLSLVIKFGVQFGLWGMSILSLGTEKHYKKYLQAIGKMELIGCFAMTETHHGSNVKGIQTTATYDHKNRSFTIHTPEKYARKEYIGNAANHGEMATVFAKLIIDGKDHGVNAFIVPIRDKGKNTLPGVTIEDCGHKMGLNGVDNGIIYFDNVHIPYENMLDRFAQVSESGEFETPIPSDNRRFFTMLGTLVGGRIGIPRSALAAAKTGLAIAIKYGDKRRQFGPEGGTEVPILNYRMHQRRLMPYLANAYALHFGLQYLTKRFVERTEEEMQEIEALAAGMKAYSTWNTRDTLQECREACGGKGYLSENRIDDLKNDTEIYTTFEGDNTVLMQLTAKNRLGEFRKEFGEMNVATIFNYVLDQAKTTVVEKNPFTTRNTDEEHLKSPEFHLQAFQYREKEIVSTGARRFKKLIDDGLDAFDAANVMHPHMLQIADAYLDRVLLEQFHIQLDKVADEDLKQVLEKLYCLFALNKIEEHKAWYLEQGYMEGSKTKAVRKLVSQLCWEIRQDAVPLVDAFNIPDNCLAPIVTTKSAEA, encoded by the coding sequence ATGGATATTACTTTCAATAACGATCCCAAACTCACTATATTTTTACCTTTTATCTATTTTGCATGGCATGATGATGTGCTTAGCAAAAAAGAAATAACTACTATCAGTGATTTTATCAGTTCACAGGAATGGCTCACCAAGGAAGAAAAAGAATTCCTTAGTTCAAAGATCAATGCCGGCTCCCCTCCTTCCAGGTCGGAACTTTTTCATTGGAAGGAGAAGATCGATGCAGCGCTCGCATCCCACAATAAGATTGGTAACTTTACAGAGTTGGGCCTTTTAATTGCCAATGCCGAAAGGGAATCGTTCAAGGAAGAAGATATACAAAAGATGGCCCCCTCTTTTGCACAATTCGAATCGGGCCTTGGCATCATGAGCCGCGAGGTGATCTCCGGCTTTCGCCAAAAAAGGGATACTATAACTGATAAATATAAGACGGCTGAAAGCTTTAATGTTACCCAAATGACGGCTTTTCTTGACGGAAGCCAGGCGGACATCATCAAAACAGTGAAAAAACTGATTGGCAGCCAGGAATTTGCATTGAATAACATAACGGATGTGCCGGAATACCGTGAAAAAGTGCTGAAATGGTCGAAAATACTGGCTAAAAATGGCTTAGGTTCTTATGCATATCCTAAAGCACACGGCGGTAAAGACGATATTGAGGGGTATTTTTCTATTATGGAAACCCTGAGCTACCACGACCTGAGCCTTGTTATCAAGTTTGGAGTGCAGTTCGGTCTTTGGGGAATGAGCATCCTGTCACTTGGTACTGAAAAGCACTATAAAAAATACCTTCAGGCAATAGGCAAAATGGAACTTATCGGCTGTTTTGCCATGACCGAAACGCATCACGGGTCAAATGTAAAAGGCATCCAGACCACGGCAACCTATGACCATAAGAACAGGTCGTTCACCATTCATACACCGGAGAAATATGCCCGAAAAGAATATATCGGGAATGCGGCCAACCATGGCGAAATGGCTACTGTTTTTGCAAAGCTTATAATTGATGGGAAAGATCATGGTGTAAATGCCTTTATTGTCCCCATCCGTGATAAGGGAAAAAACACATTGCCAGGTGTAACCATTGAAGATTGCGGGCATAAAATGGGGCTTAACGGCGTAGACAACGGAATTATCTATTTTGATAATGTACATATTCCCTACGAGAACATGCTCGACCGTTTTGCACAGGTAAGCGAGTCGGGCGAATTTGAAACCCCTATCCCGAGTGACAACAGGCGTTTTTTCACGATGCTGGGTACACTTGTAGGCGGGCGTATAGGTATCCCGAGGTCGGCATTGGCAGCAGCCAAAACCGGATTGGCCATTGCTATAAAATATGGCGACAAGCGCAGACAGTTCGGACCTGAAGGCGGCACTGAGGTACCCATTCTCAATTACAGGATGCACCAACGCAGGCTTATGCCCTACCTCGCTAATGCCTATGCCTTACATTTCGGGCTTCAATACCTCACCAAACGCTTTGTGGAACGGACAGAAGAAGAAATGCAGGAGATTGAGGCCCTTGCTGCAGGCATGAAAGCCTACTCCACATGGAATACGCGCGACACCCTGCAGGAATGCCGAGAAGCCTGCGGCGGCAAAGGCTACCTGAGCGAGAACAGGATCGACGACCTAAAGAATGACACCGAAATATATACTACATTTGAAGGTGATAATACAGTACTAATGCAGCTCACTGCCAAGAACAGGCTGGGCGAATTCCGCAAAGAGTTTGGGGAAATGAATGTGGCTACAATATTTAATTATGTGCTGGATCAGGCAAAAACAACCGTTGTGGAAAAGAATCCTTTTACTACACGTAATACCGATGAAGAGCATTTGAAAAGCCCTGAATTTCACCTGCAAGCTTTTCAATACCGCGAAAAAGAAATTGTAAGCACCGGTGCAAGGCGTTTTAAAAAGCTTATTGATGATGGCCTTGATGCCTTTGATGCCGCCAATGTAATGCACCCCCACATGCTCCAGATCGCCGATGCCTACCTTGACAGGGTATTACTGGAGCAATTCCATATACAGCTAGACAAGGTAGCTGATGAAGACCTGAAACAGGTGCTCGAAAAACTGTACTGCCTTTTCGCGCTGAACAAAATTGAGGAGCATAAAGCCTGGTACCTTGAGCAGGGCTACATGGAAGGCAGCAAGACAAAAGCTGTACGCAAGCTTGTAAGCCAGTTGTGCTGGGAGATACGGCAGGATGCAGTGCCATTGGTGGATGCATTTAATATACCGGACAACTGCCTGGCGCCAATAGTTACTACGAAGAGTGCTGAGGCATAA
- a CDS encoding o-succinylbenzoate synthase, whose product MNCSYKKYILNFKRPSGTSRGVMTEKETWFIILEKEGKRGIGECGLLRGLSVDDRPDYEDKLKWACENIHLREEKLWEALIEFPSIQFGLETAFRSLEGETPYLLFPSAFTKGVENIPINGLVWMGEEAYMKQQIEEKLQQGFTCIKLKIGAIDFEKELGLLRFIRSNFSPEEIEIRVDANGAFSVNDTLDKLNQLSEFQLHSIEQPIPKNQTDRMSELCKNAPFPIALDEELIGVFGRDNKEQLLQKIKPQYIILKPSLVGGFRGTKEWIDIAEKYSIGWWVTSALESNIGLNAIAQWTFLQNNPMPQGLGTGALYTNNFDSPLEVTNGELAYNPDIDWEINL is encoded by the coding sequence ATGAATTGTAGCTACAAAAAATACATTCTCAACTTTAAGCGCCCCAGCGGAACATCACGCGGGGTGATGACGGAAAAAGAAACCTGGTTCATCATTCTTGAAAAAGAAGGTAAGCGCGGGATTGGCGAGTGTGGCCTGCTGCGTGGGCTGAGTGTTGATGACCGGCCCGATTATGAAGATAAGCTGAAATGGGCCTGCGAGAATATCCACCTGAGAGAAGAAAAACTTTGGGAAGCGCTGATTGAATTCCCCTCCATACAATTCGGACTGGAGACAGCTTTCCGCTCGCTTGAAGGTGAAACACCATACCTGTTATTCCCTTCGGCATTTACAAAAGGGGTTGAGAACATCCCGATAAATGGCCTGGTATGGATGGGAGAGGAGGCTTACATGAAACAACAGATCGAAGAGAAACTACAGCAGGGATTTACCTGTATAAAATTGAAGATAGGCGCTATAGATTTTGAAAAAGAGCTGGGTTTACTACGCTTCATTCGGTCGAATTTCAGTCCTGAAGAAATTGAGATAAGGGTTGATGCTAACGGTGCTTTTAGTGTAAATGATACTTTAGATAAGCTAAATCAATTGTCAGAATTTCAATTACATAGCATTGAACAGCCAATCCCAAAGAATCAAACTGACAGGATGTCAGAGCTGTGCAAAAACGCTCCTTTTCCTATTGCACTGGATGAAGAGTTGATCGGCGTGTTTGGTAGAGACAACAAAGAACAGCTGTTGCAAAAAATCAAACCCCAATATATCATTTTAAAGCCCAGTTTAGTAGGCGGTTTTCGGGGTACGAAGGAATGGATCGACATTGCCGAAAAATACAGTATCGGCTGGTGGGTTACGTCGGCGCTGGAAAGCAATATCGGACTGAACGCTATCGCGCAATGGACGTTCCTGCAAAATAACCCCATGCCACAGGGATTAGGCACCGGGGCATTATACACCAATAATTTTGATTCGCCGCTTGAAGTAACCAATGGCGAGCTTGCTTATAATCCTGACATTGATTGGGAAATAAATTTATAG
- a CDS encoding DUF294 nucleotidyltransferase-like domain-containing protein, translated as MKNPVAQGIADFLKHFPPFSSLEYTGLMDISAQSKVIYLEKNQVLFKGGDATHADFYVVKDGAVGLSLTSDAEETLIDKCDEGDILGLRPFFAKNDYLMTARAREESIIYGIPIEVFRPYITGNPKVLEFLLESFASQTRNPYDKERSGKLMAENVVFSDQVADIQYFQPIKYTRNPITANADDVLKFIAKTMANSAVGSVIIQENQLPIGIITDRDLRSKIATGLLSIDVEAREVMTSSVITVPENISVAEAQMLMLKHDVGHLCVTRDGSDKSPVSGIISEHDVVAAQTNTPGVLLKQTRRASNAKELKYVREKLTDLIQSSIDSLIPISHISNIVAEINIAITRRAIELAVEKIGSLPPVRFVWMNIGSQGRKEQLLLTDQDNALIFEDVEPEQYNNVKRYFLELAEMVIEYLGKVGYEPSPNKLLASNPQWCKSLTDWMKQYDAWINTPAEKNVEVSTIFFDFDFIYGAPAIEDALSSHIGMNISRNKKFFAYLASDTLQNPPPLGFFRQFLVESDGEHKDYFDIKSRAIEPLTDAARLLALSMNLIEITNTYHRFKKLAELEPKNAELYEECAEAFNTLMRFRTEEGLLNNSNGKYLNLNELSKSDKVKLKNCFQPISDIQDMIKHRFSLTSIK; from the coding sequence ATGAAAAACCCTGTTGCCCAAGGCATTGCCGATTTTTTAAAGCATTTCCCTCCTTTCAGCAGCCTGGAATATACCGGCCTGATGGATATTTCCGCCCAGTCGAAAGTAATCTACCTCGAAAAGAACCAGGTATTATTTAAAGGAGGTGATGCTACCCATGCCGATTTTTATGTGGTAAAAGACGGCGCTGTAGGCCTTTCGCTTACTTCAGATGCCGAAGAGACCCTTATCGATAAATGTGACGAGGGCGACATCCTCGGCCTCCGACCTTTCTTTGCCAAAAATGACTACCTCATGACAGCCCGTGCGCGCGAGGAGTCAATTATATACGGTATACCTATCGAAGTATTCAGGCCTTATATTACGGGCAATCCCAAAGTTTTGGAGTTCCTTTTGGAAAGCTTTGCCTCACAGACCCGGAATCCTTATGATAAAGAACGCAGTGGCAAGCTGATGGCTGAAAATGTGGTTTTTAGCGACCAGGTAGCCGATATACAGTATTTCCAGCCTATAAAATACACACGCAACCCCATCACCGCGAATGCTGATGATGTATTGAAATTCATCGCGAAGACCATGGCAAACAGTGCTGTGGGAAGTGTTATCATTCAGGAAAACCAGCTGCCAATAGGCATTATTACCGACAGGGACCTTCGCTCGAAGATTGCTACCGGATTATTATCCATAGATGTAGAAGCACGCGAGGTTATGACCAGCTCTGTGATCACTGTTCCCGAAAATATTTCAGTCGCCGAAGCCCAGATGCTGATGCTTAAACATGATGTGGGCCATCTTTGCGTAACCCGTGATGGCAGCGACAAATCGCCTGTAAGCGGCATAATTTCCGAACATGACGTAGTGGCCGCGCAAACCAATACCCCCGGCGTACTCCTGAAACAAACCCGCAGGGCTTCCAACGCCAAGGAGCTTAAATATGTGCGGGAAAAACTTACCGACCTTATACAAAGCTCTATTGACAGCCTTATCCCTATTTCGCACATATCCAACATTGTAGCTGAGATAAATATAGCCATTACCCGCCGTGCCATCGAGTTGGCGGTAGAAAAAATAGGCTCCCTCCCTCCTGTCCGGTTTGTGTGGATGAACATAGGCAGCCAGGGGCGTAAAGAACAGCTGTTGTTGACCGACCAGGACAATGCACTTATTTTTGAAGATGTAGAGCCTGAACAGTATAATAATGTAAAAAGATATTTTCTTGAGCTGGCCGAAATGGTTATCGAATACCTTGGCAAAGTTGGCTACGAACCTTCTCCCAACAAATTGCTGGCCAGCAATCCCCAATGGTGCAAATCGCTGACAGACTGGATGAAGCAATACGATGCCTGGATAAATACACCTGCAGAAAAAAATGTAGAAGTGAGCACAATCTTCTTTGATTTTGACTTCATTTACGGGGCGCCGGCCATAGAAGATGCGCTTTCGTCGCATATCGGAATGAACATTTCGCGTAACAAAAAATTCTTTGCCTACCTCGCTTCGGATACACTCCAAAACCCTCCCCCTTTGGGTTTTTTCAGGCAATTCCTTGTAGAAAGCGACGGGGAGCACAAAGATTATTTCGATATTAAGAGCCGCGCTATCGAACCGCTTACTGATGCTGCACGACTGCTTGCATTAAGCATGAACCTTATAGAGATCACGAATACTTACCACCGCTTTAAAAAGCTGGCAGAGCTGGAGCCAAAAAACGCAGAGCTTTATGAAGAATGTGCAGAAGCGTTCAATACTCTCATGCGTTTCAGGACAGAAGAAGGACTGTTAAACAATTCCAATGGCAAATACCTGAATTTAAATGAATTATCAAAGTCAGATAAAGTAAAGCTTAAAAACTGTTTCCAGCCAATAAGCGATATTCAGGATATGATAAAACACCGATTTTCACTAACCTCTATTAAATAA